In Heliomicrobium gestii, a single genomic region encodes these proteins:
- the glmS gene encoding glutamine--fructose-6-phosphate transaminase (isomerizing) produces the protein MCGIVGYIGGKAAAPILVEGLKKLEYRGYDSAGVAVMESGKIEVRKAKGKLAVLEGRLSCCNFGAQIGIGHTRWATHGKPSDENSHPHQDCQGDFAVVHNGIIENFQSLKEDLIAKGRTFKSETDTEVLAHLVETFYEGDLEAAVHKVVAAIEGSYAMAFLCRHEPEKIVAVRKDSPLVVGLGDGEYFLASDIPAILAHTRRTFILNDGEMAVLTAEGAVIKTAESGEVIAKEVFEVKWDAVAAEKGGYDHFMIKEIYEQPKALRDTIKGRFNEDGVNLDEIGIDKELLTKANKVVIVACGTAYHAGLVGKYVIENLARIPVEVDIASEFRYRNPLINKKTLVIVVSQSGETADTLAALREAQSKGAKVLAVTNVVGSTIAREADSVLYTWAGPEIAVASTKAYTTQLAAMITVALALAQCQCALPCSEIKAIAESLKAIPGQVETVLAQADKVKEISEQIKGWDDVFFIGRSIDYAVALEGSLKLKEISYIHAEAYAAGELKHGTLALITDNIPVIALATQEQVLDKTVSNIQEVKARDAYVIAVAQEGNKEIGKFAEHVLTIPRTHAALTPILAVVPLQMLAYYTAVARECDVDKPRNLAKSVTVE, from the coding sequence ATGTGCGGTATCGTTGGTTACATTGGCGGCAAAGCCGCCGCCCCGATCTTGGTGGAAGGTCTCAAAAAACTGGAGTACCGCGGCTATGACTCAGCCGGCGTCGCCGTTATGGAGTCGGGCAAGATCGAGGTCCGCAAGGCCAAAGGCAAACTGGCCGTCTTAGAAGGCCGGCTGAGCTGCTGCAACTTCGGCGCTCAGATCGGCATCGGCCACACCCGCTGGGCCACCCACGGCAAACCGTCCGATGAGAACTCCCACCCCCATCAGGACTGCCAGGGCGACTTCGCCGTCGTCCACAACGGCATCATCGAGAACTTCCAGTCCCTCAAAGAAGACCTCATCGCCAAAGGACGCACCTTTAAATCGGAGACCGACACGGAGGTGCTGGCCCACCTCGTCGAAACCTTCTACGAGGGCGACCTGGAAGCGGCCGTCCACAAGGTCGTCGCTGCCATCGAAGGCTCCTACGCCATGGCCTTCCTTTGCCGCCATGAACCCGAAAAAATCGTCGCCGTCCGCAAAGACAGCCCGCTCGTCGTCGGCCTCGGCGACGGCGAATACTTCCTGGCCTCCGACATTCCGGCCATTCTGGCCCACACCCGTCGCACCTTCATCTTGAACGACGGTGAGATGGCCGTCCTTACCGCTGAAGGCGCGGTCATCAAGACGGCAGAGTCTGGCGAGGTCATCGCCAAAGAGGTCTTTGAGGTCAAGTGGGACGCCGTGGCGGCCGAAAAAGGCGGCTACGACCACTTCATGATCAAGGAGATCTATGAGCAGCCCAAGGCGTTGCGGGACACCATCAAGGGCCGCTTCAATGAAGACGGCGTCAACCTCGATGAAATCGGCATTGACAAGGAACTGCTGACCAAAGCCAACAAAGTGGTCATCGTGGCCTGTGGCACCGCCTACCACGCCGGCCTCGTCGGCAAATACGTCATCGAAAACCTGGCCCGCATCCCCGTCGAGGTGGACATCGCCTCCGAGTTCCGCTACCGAAACCCGCTCATCAACAAAAAGACCCTCGTCATCGTCGTCAGCCAGTCCGGCGAGACGGCGGACACCCTGGCCGCCTTGCGGGAGGCCCAGTCCAAAGGCGCTAAAGTCCTGGCCGTCACCAACGTCGTCGGCTCCACCATCGCCCGGGAAGCCGATTCGGTTCTCTACACCTGGGCCGGCCCGGAGATCGCCGTCGCCTCCACGAAAGCCTACACGACCCAGCTGGCCGCCATGATCACCGTCGCCCTGGCCCTGGCCCAGTGCCAATGCGCATTGCCCTGCAGCGAGATCAAGGCCATCGCCGAGTCGCTGAAAGCCATCCCCGGCCAAGTGGAGACGGTGCTCGCCCAGGCCGACAAGGTGAAGGAGATCAGCGAACAGATCAAAGGCTGGGACGATGTCTTCTTCATCGGCCGCAGCATCGACTACGCCGTCGCCCTGGAAGGCTCCCTGAAACTGAAGGAGATCTCCTACATCCACGCCGAGGCCTACGCCGCCGGCGAACTGAAACACGGCACCCTGGCATTGATCACCGACAACATCCCCGTCATCGCCCTGGCCACGCAGGAGCAGGTTCTCGACAAGACCGTCTCCAACATCCAAGAGGTGAAAGCCCGCGACGCTTACGTGATCGCCGTCGCCCAGGAAGGGAACAAGGAGATCGGCAAGTTCGCCGAACACGTCCTCACCATTCCCCGCACCCACGCCGCGCTGACGCCGATCCTGGCCGTTGTGCCGTTGCAGATGCTCGCCTACTACACGGCTGTGGCGCGGGAGTGTGATGTGGATAAGCCGAGGAATTTGGCGAAGAGTGTGACGGTGGAGTAA
- a CDS encoding TRAFAC clade GTPase domain-containing protein has product MKVVMLGYSGAGKTSLISSMYGRFQQPIEGVTLSTASNLHKKLIHSYEQLKKGAYPPLSLYVDSIDMNLCYQGRQIMPFTMVDYRGGILTELESSSEQEQVLTDIASADAVILFIDSHSVQNNIYSDFETALLSDLLASALSRCNYRKSVAIVFTKSDMVDEGSFWRVRRPFEDLIDNLFASENAVVTVYRTAVGKKMMNVEYPMAFSLWSIAVDQYNQVVERHNEVVHDANRYNEKAGITDWFMSKLNDEPTYAELRDDKLERLKEIEEEMNRLKCVYKNLNAYMRAQKFPDFNWK; this is encoded by the coding sequence ATGAAGGTCGTTATGCTGGGATATTCCGGCGCGGGGAAGACGAGCTTGATCTCGTCGATGTACGGGAGATTTCAACAGCCCATAGAAGGGGTAACCCTGTCGACGGCGTCGAATCTCCATAAAAAACTGATCCATTCGTATGAACAGTTGAAAAAGGGCGCCTATCCGCCCCTTTCCCTGTATGTGGATTCCATTGACATGAACCTGTGCTACCAAGGCCGCCAGATCATGCCGTTCACCATGGTCGATTATCGAGGCGGGATTCTCACAGAGTTGGAGAGCTCGTCGGAACAGGAACAGGTGTTGACAGATATCGCGAGCGCGGACGCCGTGATCTTGTTCATCGACAGTCACAGTGTACAGAACAATATCTACTCTGATTTTGAAACGGCGCTGCTGTCAGACCTGCTGGCATCGGCCTTATCTCGATGCAATTATCGCAAGTCTGTCGCCATCGTGTTCACCAAATCCGATATGGTGGACGAGGGATCTTTTTGGAGAGTGCGAAGACCCTTTGAAGATTTGATTGATAATTTGTTTGCCAGCGAGAATGCCGTCGTGACGGTATACCGGACGGCAGTCGGCAAAAAGATGATGAACGTTGAATACCCGATGGCGTTCAGCCTGTGGTCGATTGCTGTTGATCAATACAATCAGGTCGTGGAAAGGCACAATGAAGTGGTTCATGACGCCAATCGGTATAATGAAAAAGCGGGAATCACTGATTGGTTCATGTCCAAGTTAAATGACGAGCCTACCTACGCTGAACTGAGAGACGATAAGCTTGAGAGATTGAAAGAAATCGAAGAAGAGATGAATCGGCTGAAGTGTGTCTATAAAAACTTGAACGCCTATATGCGTGCGCAGAAGTTCCCCGATTTTAATTGGAAATAA
- a CDS encoding ATP-binding protein, giving the protein MKLFEKYGKIITIYSIKEGRFILNKINASPSKGFFISMISRDINVNDAILELVDNSVDSAIKHSNSHIGFNDYRIKITISGNMFVIDDNCGGMSLNTAINQAFTFGRQEDAERIDFSTGVFGIGMKRALFKMGRKFRISSCDGKHYFEIDIDVDDWEKDEKWNFEFRVVEDYSKEKHLIGTKIEITNLYEGIKTDFESYAFLSELESKYKAYLASYLEKGLQVMINGIKIMPSLNSLIKDENCKPVFEEFSRVMNGTEVKVGIVAGMSDKGFPDDAGWYIYCNNRLIVVADKSNKTGWEEDNTPKFHPTYARFRGFVFFESKDARNLPWNTTKTGIDTSSPIYIAAKKRMKTAFAKVSDVLKKIKNIESEQKREEVEEIIDSMEKCQVSVSNYKEITTGLSSEFVTKFTEFPKKSTNPEVNISYKRIRSDVTKVMSVLGVESYRSVGELTFQYFFDRECN; this is encoded by the coding sequence TTGAAACTATTTGAGAAATATGGTAAAATAATAACAATATATTCGATAAAGGAAGGAAGATTTATCTTGAATAAGATAAATGCGAGTCCCTCAAAAGGTTTTTTTATCTCAATGATTTCCAGAGATATCAATGTAAATGATGCAATTCTAGAATTAGTAGATAACTCCGTTGATAGTGCGATTAAGCATAGCAATAGCCATATAGGTTTTAATGATTATCGGATAAAAATAACAATTTCTGGTAATATGTTTGTAATTGATGATAATTGTGGTGGGATGTCCTTGAATACTGCAATAAATCAGGCTTTTACTTTTGGAAGACAAGAAGATGCTGAACGGATTGATTTCTCAACAGGTGTATTTGGAATAGGAATGAAGAGAGCTTTGTTCAAAATGGGGAGGAAATTTAGAATTAGTTCCTGTGATGGAAAACACTATTTCGAAATAGATATAGATGTTGATGATTGGGAAAAGGATGAAAAATGGAATTTTGAGTTTAGAGTGGTAGAGGATTATTCTAAAGAAAAACATTTAATAGGTACTAAAATAGAAATAACAAATCTTTATGAAGGGATAAAAACTGATTTTGAAAGCTACGCGTTTTTATCGGAATTAGAGTCTAAATACAAGGCATACCTTGCCTCATATTTAGAAAAAGGGTTGCAGGTAATGATCAATGGAATAAAAATTATGCCCTCTTTAAATTCCTTGATTAAAGATGAAAACTGCAAACCTGTTTTTGAAGAGTTTAGTCGAGTTATGAACGGAACAGAGGTAAAGGTTGGGATCGTTGCCGGAATGAGTGATAAAGGGTTTCCTGATGACGCTGGTTGGTATATTTATTGCAACAATCGTCTTATAGTGGTAGCAGACAAATCAAATAAGACAGGGTGGGAAGAAGATAATACCCCCAAATTTCATCCTACGTACGCAAGGTTTAGAGGATTTGTTTTTTTTGAGTCGAAAGATGCAAGAAACCTACCTTGGAATACTACGAAAACTGGAATAGACACATCATCACCGATATATATAGCTGCCAAAAAGCGAATGAAAACGGCATTTGCGAAGGTTTCTGATGTATTGAAGAAGATAAAGAATATTGAGAGTGAACAAAAAAGAGAAGAAGTGGAAGAAATTATAGACTCGATGGAAAAATGTCAAGTAAGTGTATCGAACTATAAAGAAATAACTACCGGTCTATCTTCTGAATTTGTCACAAAATTTACCGAATTTCCCAAAAAAAGTACGAATCCAGAGGTTAATATTAGTTATAAAAGGATAAGAAGCGATGTAACAAAAGTAATGAGTGTCCTAGGAGTTGAATCTTACAGAAGTGTCGGAGAATTAACCTTCCAATATTTCTTTGATAGGGAGTGCAACTAG
- a CDS encoding O-methyltransferase: MSNSGEKIDYSLRPAKCIERKMICDVLNLLRGFSDIQKYRYIGFGSFYFVDFTLFHKELGINDMVSIEGNDNIISRAEFNKPYNFIDLHQGFSTQVLEIEIPWTEDKKSIIWMDYDSTIERYMLDDIEIIFERAVPGSIFLMTLNTSIGRAGNRLEFLKEKLENKCPIGLQENRFITKNDAYNFMYDLINNNIVTQLRTRNSTINEKVMYQQLFNFRYADGAPMLTIGGIIYKESEQNLLEKCDLFRYEFVKTDENHFDITVPCLTLKEKMEINKNLYSSDNNLSDILKKEDIQQYQRLYRYFPHYFDAVGI; encoded by the coding sequence ATGTCGAATTCTGGAGAGAAGATAGATTATAGTCTTAGGCCGGCAAAGTGTATAGAAAGAAAGATGATATGTGACGTACTCAACTTGTTAAGGGGTTTTTCTGACATACAAAAATATAGGTATATTGGATTTGGATCTTTTTACTTTGTTGACTTCACATTGTTTCATAAAGAACTTGGCATTAATGATATGGTTAGCATTGAAGGAAATGATAATATAATTTCCAGGGCGGAGTTTAACAAGCCCTATAATTTTATTGATTTACATCAAGGTTTTTCTACTCAAGTTTTGGAAATTGAAATTCCTTGGACGGAAGACAAAAAGAGTATTATATGGATGGATTATGACTCTACGATTGAGAGATATATGCTTGATGATATAGAAATAATCTTTGAAAGAGCAGTACCAGGTAGCATATTCTTGATGACTTTAAACACTAGTATTGGGAGGGCCGGAAACAGGTTAGAGTTTCTAAAAGAAAAATTAGAAAATAAATGTCCGATCGGGTTACAAGAAAATAGATTTATTACTAAAAACGATGCTTATAATTTTATGTACGATTTAATCAACAATAATATTGTTACGCAATTGAGAACAAGGAATTCAACTATTAATGAAAAGGTAATGTACCAGCAGTTGTTTAACTTTAGGTACGCTGACGGAGCGCCCATGTTAACAATTGGTGGAATTATATATAAGGAAAGTGAACAAAATTTACTTGAGAAATGTGATTTATTCCGATACGAGTTTGTTAAAACTGATGAAAATCACTTTGACATAACAGTGCCGTGTTTGACACTTAAAGAAAAAATGGAAATAAACAAGAACCTGTATTCCTCAGATAACAATTTATCTGATATATTAAAAAAAGAGGATATTCAGCAATATCAAAGGTTATACAGGTATTTTCCTCATTACTTCGATGCAGTTGGTATATGA
- the grpE gene encoding nucleotide exchange factor GrpE has translation MTTPVQPDTLEEMLALRDYCYAACEQGSAAEARIAKTVFDWLGNILRSMDVETILKDGKFQPGAQHIVGKVPTDSPEQDLVIKSTIRPGYRLRERLIRAQEVVVYGYEAE, from the coding sequence ATGACAACGCCTGTACAGCCGGACACCCTCGAGGAGATGCTGGCGTTGCGCGATTACTGCTACGCCGCCTGTGAACAAGGAAGCGCCGCGGAGGCGCGGATCGCGAAGACGGTTTTCGACTGGTTGGGGAACATCCTGCGCTCCATGGACGTAGAGACCATTCTGAAGGACGGAAAATTTCAGCCAGGCGCGCAGCATATCGTGGGAAAAGTCCCGACGGACTCTCCCGAACAGGATTTAGTCATCAAAAGCACGATTCGTCCAGGCTACCGGTTGCGAGAACGATTGATACGCGCCCAAGAGGTGGTTGTATATGGCTATGAAGCCGAGTGA
- a CDS encoding dynamin family protein, translating into MERLRQQAEALLTDALRQITAYPELHRLQAGLKQALADLDGPMRVAIVGKLKAGKSTLMNAFLGEQKVPTGATEMTFNVNWFRYAETPEITVVFKNGQQTVCNFEELQDLTIRNSNKGDFIRNIKHINVGYPNELLRKFHLIDTPGLDSFYEVDAKNTLDFLGIGSDEIEKWTMSAAGDADAIVYLFSRTLSEYDLSVLRRFHGGVSQMNATNSIGVLTRVDDYFPQEQDAIGKARDIIDSTANEQAVLKKLFYTIKPICGILALGAQTMTREDFALLKRIAAFPAEILDRSVWRKGKEAFITRSFDTLPDFPVKEERARLAGKLGMYGIKLACDKIREGVDYEGVKKYLFEESGVEHLRQILISHFGNRSFIIKLSKSLRDLQKICFMARQGVSGKASEHVEDVEAKIASLIAKRHEFRELQVLRLYYEQALPFNEQEVRWILAVTGEWGGSIFQRLDMPEGAAFEELQKQAEQRMNYFQKKARTSFFMNRQAQDAASTIADSFALLLQHLKQINSF; encoded by the coding sequence ATGGAACGTTTACGTCAGCAGGCAGAGGCGTTGCTCACAGATGCGCTGAGACAGATCACCGCCTATCCGGAATTGCACAGGCTTCAGGCAGGCCTGAAGCAAGCCCTGGCGGATCTGGATGGACCGATGAGAGTCGCCATCGTGGGCAAGCTGAAAGCCGGAAAATCGACATTGATGAACGCCTTCCTGGGTGAACAGAAGGTGCCCACCGGCGCGACGGAAATGACCTTCAATGTAAACTGGTTTCGTTATGCAGAAACACCGGAGATCACCGTCGTTTTCAAAAATGGGCAGCAAACTGTCTGCAATTTTGAGGAACTGCAGGATCTGACCATACGGAATTCAAACAAAGGCGACTTCATTCGGAATATCAAACATATCAACGTCGGGTACCCGAACGAATTGCTCAGGAAGTTTCATCTCATCGATACGCCGGGGTTGGATTCCTTTTATGAGGTTGACGCCAAAAATACATTGGATTTTCTCGGCATCGGCTCAGACGAAATCGAAAAATGGACCATGTCTGCCGCCGGAGACGCCGATGCCATCGTGTATCTGTTCAGCAGGACATTAAGCGAATATGATCTTTCGGTCTTGCGACGTTTTCACGGCGGCGTCTCTCAGATGAACGCGACCAACTCGATCGGCGTGTTGACCCGGGTTGATGACTATTTCCCGCAGGAACAGGACGCCATCGGCAAGGCGAGAGACATTATCGATTCAACCGCCAATGAGCAAGCCGTCTTGAAAAAGTTGTTCTACACGATAAAACCGATCTGCGGAATCCTGGCGCTGGGCGCACAAACCATGACCAGGGAAGACTTCGCTCTTTTGAAGCGCATCGCGGCGTTTCCCGCCGAAATCCTGGACCGCTCGGTTTGGCGAAAAGGCAAAGAGGCCTTCATCACGCGCAGCTTTGACACACTGCCCGATTTCCCCGTCAAAGAAGAGAGAGCCCGCCTTGCCGGCAAGCTGGGGATGTACGGCATTAAGTTGGCCTGCGATAAAATCCGAGAAGGCGTTGATTATGAGGGCGTAAAAAAATACCTCTTCGAGGAAAGCGGCGTAGAACACCTGCGCCAGATCCTGATCTCCCACTTCGGCAACCGGTCCTTCATCATCAAGTTGAGCAAAAGTTTGAGGGACCTGCAAAAGATCTGCTTCATGGCGAGACAGGGCGTCTCGGGGAAGGCGTCCGAGCATGTGGAGGACGTGGAAGCCAAGATCGCTTCCCTCATCGCGAAAAGACACGAATTTCGAGAGCTGCAGGTTCTCCGCCTCTATTATGAACAGGCGCTTCCCTTCAATGAACAGGAGGTGCGTTGGATCCTCGCTGTGACCGGCGAGTGGGGCGGCAGCATTTTTCAGCGTCTTGACATGCCGGAAGGCGCCGCTTTTGAGGAGCTTCAAAAGCAAGCGGAGCAGCGGATGAACTACTTTCAAAAGAAAGCGAGAACATCCTTTTTCATGAACCGGCAGGCCCAAGATGCTGCATCGACCATCGCCGATTCCTTCGCGTTGCTGCTGCAGCATCTGAAACAGATCAATTCGTTTTAA
- a CDS encoding dynamin family protein — MSTYQVLKEKTIIQLDKTIAFTKHLAKDSLVAELQIAKDRLHSDTLTVVVAGECKRGKSSLVNNLLEEVICPVNAAITTCLVSTIQYAPQEKVNVHIKQDDAEEIETIGRSEIQQYATQQENPNNRKNVARIDIQIPNPRLSDGIVFVDTPGVGGLNASHTSATYTFIPNADTVLYVCDATSPLSNSELEFIKRVARDCSNLIFVITRKDQVSDLESVVSENRSKLAKTLSKSPESLTIIPVSNLAKENYLLDRDVEDLKDSNFEELENTLWKFLQRERGRIILSRAIASMVQAIMALKIPLERELDVCSSQNQALIEQQRADLNAKYQYRLSLMSNRAEWQTKLNLGISKIKINTQHRMRSGFTAVHTTMQQYVKDRQLQGRPDEIAALLAAEITALMSQIDHSLNEQAGTLYQELIQDTGLGLTFSEYRSSGDVDFDDSVSLESRQGLLSKVFTVARQATFNGTVGGGIGSLFPGPGTVIGAVVGLIHGLFDGIKQIQTNDRNFTAQQLTNHFRPQLTQAQNDCDRNIQLTLANMETDIREEFRVQVEREIRICDESIAAMDKAQKASAEEAKKRAMEIQRLLAQLKELYLAIQAIAGQLNH; from the coding sequence ATGAGCACCTATCAAGTACTCAAAGAGAAGACAATCATTCAACTCGACAAAACAATCGCTTTCACGAAGCATCTTGCCAAAGACAGCCTTGTGGCGGAATTGCAAATCGCCAAAGATCGGCTTCATTCGGATACGTTGACAGTGGTTGTCGCAGGGGAATGCAAGCGAGGGAAATCGAGTCTGGTCAACAACCTCCTTGAAGAGGTGATTTGTCCCGTAAATGCGGCCATCACAACCTGTCTGGTCTCTACCATACAGTACGCCCCTCAGGAAAAAGTGAACGTACATATAAAACAGGACGATGCAGAGGAAATCGAGACGATCGGAAGGTCCGAAATCCAACAGTATGCCACACAACAGGAAAACCCCAACAACAGGAAAAATGTTGCGAGAATCGATATACAAATACCGAATCCCCGCCTGTCAGACGGGATCGTCTTTGTTGATACGCCGGGTGTGGGAGGACTGAACGCCAGTCATACCAGCGCGACCTATACCTTTATTCCCAATGCCGACACCGTATTGTATGTCTGTGACGCCACAAGCCCCTTATCGAACAGCGAACTCGAATTTATCAAGCGTGTCGCCAGAGATTGCAGCAATCTGATTTTCGTCATCACCCGCAAGGATCAAGTCAGCGACCTGGAAAGCGTCGTTTCGGAGAACAGGAGCAAACTGGCGAAAACGCTGAGCAAATCTCCGGAAAGCCTGACCATCATCCCCGTATCCAACCTGGCCAAAGAAAACTATTTACTCGATAGAGATGTGGAAGATTTAAAAGATAGCAACTTTGAAGAACTGGAAAATACGCTGTGGAAATTTCTCCAACGAGAGAGAGGACGCATCATCCTCTCGCGAGCGATCGCCTCGATGGTCCAGGCGATTATGGCGTTGAAGATCCCGCTAGAAAGGGAACTTGACGTCTGCTCTTCTCAGAACCAGGCACTCATCGAACAACAACGGGCCGATCTGAACGCCAAGTATCAATACCGGCTCAGCCTGATGTCGAACCGGGCTGAATGGCAGACAAAGCTAAACCTGGGGATTTCGAAAATCAAGATCAACACGCAACATCGCATGAGGAGCGGCTTTACCGCTGTCCATACCACAATGCAGCAATATGTGAAAGATCGGCAGCTCCAAGGCAGGCCCGACGAGATCGCCGCGTTATTGGCAGCCGAGATCACCGCGTTGATGAGCCAGATCGACCATTCCTTAAACGAACAGGCTGGGACGCTCTATCAGGAACTCATTCAAGACACCGGCTTGGGTCTCACCTTCAGTGAGTATCGTAGCAGCGGTGATGTCGACTTTGACGACAGCGTGTCTCTCGAAAGCAGACAGGGCCTGCTCTCCAAGGTGTTTACCGTAGCGAGGCAAGCCACCTTTAACGGAACGGTGGGCGGTGGCATCGGAAGCCTCTTTCCGGGACCGGGCACCGTCATCGGGGCTGTCGTCGGCTTGATCCATGGACTCTTTGACGGGATAAAACAGATCCAGACCAACGACCGCAATTTTACGGCGCAGCAGCTCACGAATCATTTCAGGCCCCAACTGACACAAGCCCAAAATGACTGCGATCGCAACATCCAATTGACGCTGGCCAATATGGAGACCGATATCCGCGAGGAGTTTCGGGTCCAAGTCGAACGGGAGATTCGAATCTGTGACGAGTCCATCGCCGCGATGGATAAAGCGCAGAAGGCCTCCGCAGAAGAGGCAAAAAAGCGAGCGATGGAAATACAACGCTTACTGGCGCAGCTTAAGGAGTTGTATCTAGCGATTCAGGCGATTGCCGGTCAGCTTAACCATTGA
- a CDS encoding Hsp70 family protein: protein MAMKPSEFILGIDFGTSNSCATLRHPNGEIEIIKSDEYEEMFPSCVFLNKEGKLDLGLLAEQQALSEPSRFRDKLKRDLLEDKPIFLGSRKYEPYKLVAQLLAYVKETAERNRGRIEQVVLTVPAGYTSREKGLMRRAATEAGFREIDLLPEPVAAAMYYAQREKSDLEKGDYALVYDFGGGTFDVALLEKTETGYQFPGVQGSLSDCGGVDIDILIYQRILAHCGEEFINRLQSSDSDAEIRLHYELFDVARKRIKHNLTTKTEVFTMLPYGLPVDSFSMKRVELNQLIEPLLQRTIQCCEQVIADAGLQPEDISLVLLVGGSSFIPLVRQLLEKTFACTVVLAKKPHLAVCQGAALSIEPAPVEEAAPSPQPRADRFMAIPYNPNKGFF, encoded by the coding sequence ATGGCTATGAAGCCGAGTGAGTTTATCCTAGGGATTGATTTTGGGACATCCAACAGTTGTGCCACACTGCGTCATCCCAACGGGGAAATCGAGATCATCAAGAGCGACGAATATGAAGAGATGTTTCCAAGCTGTGTTTTTTTGAACAAAGAAGGCAAGCTCGATCTCGGCCTTTTGGCGGAACAACAGGCGCTCAGTGAACCGAGCCGATTCCGCGATAAGCTGAAGCGCGATCTGCTTGAAGACAAGCCCATCTTCCTTGGCAGCCGGAAGTACGAACCCTACAAGCTTGTCGCCCAACTCCTGGCCTATGTCAAGGAAACGGCCGAAAGAAACAGGGGGAGGATCGAGCAGGTCGTGTTAACGGTGCCTGCCGGTTATACGAGCAGGGAAAAAGGGCTCATGAGACGCGCCGCCACGGAAGCGGGGTTTCGAGAAATTGACCTCTTGCCGGAACCGGTCGCTGCGGCCATGTATTACGCCCAGAGAGAGAAGAGCGACCTCGAGAAGGGCGATTACGCATTGGTATACGATTTTGGCGGCGGCACTTTCGACGTGGCGCTGCTGGAAAAGACGGAGACGGGCTATCAGTTTCCCGGCGTCCAAGGATCGCTGAGCGACTGTGGCGGCGTCGACATTGACATCTTGATCTATCAGAGAATCCTCGCCCACTGTGGCGAAGAGTTCATCAACCGGTTGCAGTCCAGTGATTCTGACGCGGAAATCCGCCTGCATTACGAACTGTTTGATGTGGCTCGCAAAAGGATAAAACACAATCTGACGACGAAGACGGAAGTCTTTACGATGCTGCCCTACGGACTGCCTGTCGATTCGTTTTCGATGAAACGGGTGGAATTGAATCAGCTCATCGAGCCGCTGCTGCAGAGGACCATCCAGTGCTGTGAACAGGTGATCGCCGACGCGGGGCTGCAACCGGAGGATATCTCTTTGGTGCTGCTGGTTGGCGGCAGCAGTTTTATTCCCTTGGTGCGCCAGTTGCTGGAGAAAACCTTTGCTTGCACCGTTGTGTTGGCCAAAAAACCCCATTTGGCCGTTTGTCAGGGCGCCGCGCTGTCGATTGAACCGGCGCCCGTTGAAGAAGCAGCCCCTTCTCCTCAACCGCGAGCCGATCGATTTATGGCCATTCCCTATAACCCCAACAAGGGCTTTTTCTAA